The window GTCGACATAGTAGGTGTCGTTGCCGCCGTAGCCCTTCATGGTGTCGGCACCGCCGCCGCCATTGATCTTATTGGCGCCGTAGTTGCCGTTGATTGCCTGGCCGAACTCATTGCCCTTCAAGTTGATCGCCGCCTTGCCGCCCGTATTTGTGGTGGAGAGTTGCTCGACGTGCGAACCGGCCGATAGAGCGTAGCTGACCGAGGCCAGCACCTTGTCGAAGCCGCCGTTTGCCGCCTCCATCACCTTATCGTGCGCGTTGTTGGCATAGTAGGTGTCATTGCCATTGGTCGGGTGGAATGAATCCGCGCCCTTTGTGCCATGGAAAATATGATCGCCGGCCGATGACTTGACGGGATCAGAGGGCGAGGTGGGCTGTGAAGTCGGGGGCGGTGTCGGGTCTGAGGTTGGCGGCACCGGCTCGGAAGTTGACGGAGGCGTCGATGAGGTCGACCCGGCGTTGTGCTGGCGGAAGACGGCCTGCAGCTCAGGCGAGTTCTCAAGCGCGGTGTCGCCGTTCTGCGAGCCCCACGCGTAGGCATAGTCGAACGCCGGCGACGGAACCAGCTTGGCCCAGTGATCCATCATCGTCTGCATCTCAGATGCGTTGGGCATGACGTGTTTTCCGCCCGTGTCGGTCGCCCAGCCGCCACCGCCGAACGCCTGATACACCGGAATGATCTTGTCGGCGGGGATGCCGGACTTCACCGCCGCGGCCACGGCTCTGTCGATCATATTGTAGTCGACAGTCGTCGTGCCGGTGCGTACCGGATAGGGATCCAGGCCATAATAGTCGATGCCAGTGCTCGCCGGATTGTAGGTGTTGGAAAAATCCGGATTGGTCGACGATCCCATGTTCATCATCGTGATGAAGGTCTTGGCGCCCGGGAAGTGAGAATGGATCCAGTCGGATTCCGCCTTTAGATTTGCGGTGCTCGCATAGGTCCCCCATCTGCCGGTGGGATCCGGCTCATCCATGAGAAAGAATCCGAACACCTTCGGGTTGTTGAGGAAAGGAGTGACCTTGTCGATGAACGATTGGGTGACGCCGTCATGGGCGCTGAGATAAACCAAGCCCTTCATTCCGTCAGGCAGTGCATTGACCTGCGAAAGATACTGCACATCGACCAGGTTGAACCCGGCGCCTGCAACTTCGGCAGCAGATCCGCCCGAAGCATAATGGAGAGTTGCCATGCTTTTTCCTTTTGTCTGATGATTCGGCAACGCACCCCCGCAGCGGCTTGGTTAACGGAAAGCTATATTAGACAGAAATCACATAAGGATATCGTCGGTCAAAATAATTGATCAGCAGGAAAAAAGGGGCCGCCACGAGGATCGGCAGGTAACCCGCTAAGTTTGCCGTTTATAAGCGGAATTGCCGATTCCCCGCCCTGGGTAAACCTGGGCTTGCGCCAGGGTCATCCACTGAATTCACAGATTTGTCAGTCCCTGAATCCGAGCCACGATCATGATTTCGCTTCATTTTGAATAAACCTCGAATAACTTAGCGACGCCTTATGTCCGGTAATGTCACGCGGACCGGACGATTCCCCCGAGTAAGAGGTTGTTTACATTGGACCGAGCCAAGAAAGCCACGCGGCACTTCCGCGTGAAAAATTGCGGATTATGAAGACAAGCCAGGAACACTCTCCCCCTCTACGCTTCGCCATATTGGACTGCGTGCCCGGACTGATCGGCGTTGGAGTTTTTTCAGCTGTAATAAATGTGCTGGGGCTGACCGGATCCCTCTATATGCTCCAGATCTATGATCGGGTGCTGCCTTCCCAGAGCGTTCCGACACTGATCGGATTTACCGTCGGGATGCTGGGTCTTTATGCCGCCTACGGGTTGCTCGATTTCGTGCGGCTTCGCCTGCTGGTCCGCATTGGCAGCCGGCTCTACAGGAACCTGCACCAAAAGGCATTTTCCATATCGCTGCTGCTGCCGCTCAAGGCCGGCCGGGAAGCGGACCGGGTGCAGCCGCTGCGGGACCTCGACCAGTTACGCGGCTTCCTGTCGGGATCGGGGCCGACTGTGGTCTTCGACGCTCCTTGGATCCCGTTTTATCTGCTGATCATCTATATGCTGCACCCGGCGCTCGGCGTGCTGGCGACGATCGGCGCGCTTGCCGTCGTGATGCTGACTGCGGTCGCGGAGGTGCTTGGTCGCCGGCCAGCCAGGCTGGCATCGGAAGCCATCCTAACGCAGCGTTTCCTTGCCGATGCCGGCCGCCGCAACGCGGAGGTCGTCCATGCCATGGGGCTTTCCTCCAGGCTCGCCGCGCGCTGGGGCGGGATCATACATGCCCATCTCACGCATCAGGAGCGGCTCTCCGATGTCATCGGAGGAACCGGTTCTCTGTCGAAGGCGCTGAGGATGGCGCTGCAATCCCTTGTGCTGGGACTTGGCGCCTATCTGGTGATCGGCGGTGAGGCTTCCCCCGGCGTGATCATCGCATCCTCCATATTGCTGGGCCGCGCGCTGGCTCCCGTGGATGCCGCCATCGCCAACTGGCGGGGATTCCTGTCGACCCGGCAGAGCTATTTCCAGCTGAAGGCGACGCTCGATGCGTTCGGAAGCCCTGTTGAGCCCATGGAACTGCCACGCCCGCAAACGCGGCTGACGGTCGAGAAATTGACGGTAGCGCCGCCAGGCTTGCCAAAACCGACGGTGGTCGACGTCAGCTTCCAGCTGTCCAGCGGTGCAGGAATGGCCATCGTCGGCCCGAGCGGCGCGGGCAAGACGACGCTGGTGCGCGCGCTGGTCGGAATCTGGACCCCGCTTCACGGAAAAGTAAGACTGGACGGGGCCTCTCTCGATCAGTGGGATCCACATTCGCTCGGCGCCCATATCGGCTATCTGCCGCAGGATGTGGAGCTCTTCGACGGGACCGTCGCGGACAACATTTCAAGGTTCGGCGGCAAGGCCGATGCCAAAGGCGTGCTGGCGGCAGCCAGAGACGCGGGCGTCTACTCGATGATCATGCATTTGCCGGAAGGTTTCCAGACCCGCATCGGCGAGGGCGGCAGGGCCTTGTCGGCAGGACAAAGGCAACTCATCGGCCTCGCACGGGCGCTTTATGGCGATCCGTTTCTGGTCGTCCTGGACGAGCCCAATTCCAACCTGGACGTGGAAGGCGACGCTGCCTTGGCCACGGCGATCCAGGCGGTGCGCCAGCGTGGAGGCGTCGTCATCGTCGTCGCACACCGCCCGTCCGCCCTTACCAACATCGACCAGGTCCTGGTCTTGTCTAACGGCACGATCCGCTCGTTCGGCTCGCGCGAGCAGGTGCTGACCAGCATGGCGCAGCCGCCCGCTGCGAACCGTTCCTCTCCGGTGATCCCGCTGCAGAAAGGCGTGAGCGGACATGCGTGATCTTCTGCCCCGCCTTTTTACGCTCCTGCCGTCCTATGCTGGCCTCGGCGCTGGTCAGCGCTCCGCTGAAACTGGCTTGCTCAAGAGGCCAGGCAGGATATGGCCCAGCATGGCGCTCGGCCTTAGCGTGACTTCATTGCTGGTCGTCGGCGGAGGACTCTGGCTTGGCCTGACCAAGATAGCGGGCGCGGTGATCGCGCCGGCGACCGTGGTGGTCGAGACCAACACCAAAAAGGTTCAACATCAGACCGGAGGCACGATCGGGGGCATCTTCGCGCAAGACGGCGACCATGTGCGGGCCGGCGCCGTTTTGGTCAGGCTGGATGACACGCTTCCGCGGGCCAACCTGAAGATCATCAGCGAGGATCTCGATCGCACCACCGTCCGCCTTGCCCGGCTGGAGGCCGAACGCCAGGGGCTGCCGACGATGCAGCTTCCAGCCAGCCTCCAGGCGGAAATGGGCAGGCCGGACCTGGCCGCGCTTGTCAATGGCGAGCGCATTCTGTTCGACACGCGTGCATCGGCATTGGCAGGGCAAAAGGCGCTTTTGCGGAGCCAGACGGAACAGCTCCAGCGCCAGATCGAAGGTCTCAAGGCGCAGCAGACCGCAACAGATGAGTCAGCGGTTTTCCTCGGCAGCGACCTTACGGATGTCAATTCTCTTTATTCGAAGAAGTTGGTGTCCAAGGAGCGGGTGAGCAACGTCAGGTTGGATGCGACACGGGCCAAGGGTGAATCCGGGCGGCTGGCGGCTGCGGTGGCCGAGGCTCAGGCCAAGATCAGCGAGACCGAGCTGCAGATCCTGCAGCTTGACGAGCAAAGGCGCAGCGATGTGACGAGCGAGCTTCGCGAAACGGAAGCCAAGTGGACCGAACTCAACGAGCGCAAGGTCGTGGCGCAGGACGAGCTGACCAAGACGGAAATTCGCGCTCCGCAATCCGGGACGATACAACAGTCTTCCGTCCACACGGTTGGCGGCGTAGTCGCCCCGGGCGAGCTGCTTATGACGATCATTCCCGACGCCGACAACCTCGTTGTGGACGCGCTGATCCCGCCGTCCCGAATAGACGACGTACGCCCGGGACAAAGCGTATCGATCCGGTTTCCGGCTTTTGACGTCGGCACCACGCCTGTCTGCGAGGGCTCGGTCAAATACATCTCCGCCGACCTGATCAGAGATCCGCAGCGTCAGCTTTCGTATTTTTCGGCGCGCATCAAGGTCGAGAACAAATCGAACTGTCTGACGGAAGCCAAGGAACTGAGACCGGGCATGCCGGCCGAGGTTCACATCCGCACCGATGAGCGCAGCGTTTGGTCTTATCTGTTGAAACCTCTGACGGATCAGATGTCCAAGGCTTTCCGATAGCAGGACGGTGGTCCTCCGGCAGGCCATGCCGGCCACCCTGTTCGACCTGCCGCCGATCGCCGGCGGCTGACGACGTCGAATTCGCCCAGCCGCCGAATATCCGCTGAGCGGCTTGCGCGAAAATCCGATTGGCAAGATTGTACCCGACGGCAGCCGGGCAAACCGGCACGCCGCAATCGGTATGGCTGCTGGAAATCGAATGTCGCGAGCGTGCTTGGCCCTTCTCGCCATTGTTGCCTTGGGGAGCCCGACAGATGCGGGCGAGGGCATGTCGCATCTGTTCGATCGCGCCGATCTGGCGACGGCCTATCTGCGCGAGTCGGATATTGTGACCGCATACACGACAGGCATGGCGCGCTACCGGCTCCAGTTCGCGGCGCTTGGCGGCGCAGCCAATCTCGCTGTCCCGCTCGAACCCCGGCTGCTGCGGCCGGAATTTGTCGCACGGACGTGGCGTTCTGCGGACGGCAGTCTGTTGCAGGGCTTCGCCGGCAAAGGCGGCTTCCGGCTGACTGTCGGCAACTGCCTTGCCCGCATCTGCCTGGCAAGCGAATGCAGCGAGGCCGGCTGGCCGGTCTACGCCTGCAGCGACGGACGCAAGCGCAAGATGTCGGTCAAGGACTTCGTGACGGCAAATTTCGACGGCATCTCGTACAGGCGATTGAGCGCGCCGCCCCAGCCGGAGTGAGCTTTCGCGACGCTGCCGCAAGAGCCTTGCCGGCGGGGCAAGCGCGAACTGCCGGATCCGATCCGAGCACCTGGCCAGGCTGAAATACTTGGGTTGCGTTGGTATCGTCGCACGTGGCATGCGCATGCCGTTTGGTCTCGAAGGAACAATCCTTGGCAAATTCGCCGGACACCATCAGGCGGCGCTCTGCCGCGAAGGTCAGCCTCAGCCGGGCGCTGTCGAAGCTTGGGTTTTGCTCACGCAAGCAGGCGGAGCTGCTGATCGCGGACGGGCGCGTGCGGGTCGGCGGCAAGGCGGTACGCGACCCCACGCTGCGCGTCGATCCCGACCGCGACCGCATCACGGTCGACGGCGAGCGCGTCGTCGGCGGGCGCAAGGTCTATCTGATGCTCAACAAACCGCGCGGGCTGGTCAGCACCCGCGACGATCCCGAGGGCCGCGGCACGGTCTATGACTGCCTGGAGGGGCTCGACCTGCCCTTCGTGTCGCCTGTCGGCCGGCTCGACAAGGCAAGCGAAGGCCTGCTGTTGATGACCAACGACACGCACTGGGCGAACGACCTGCTCGACCCCGCTTCGCATGTCGCCAAGACCTATCACGTGCAGATTGCTTCGGTCCCCGACGACACGATGCTCGAGCGGTTTCGCAAAGGTGCCGACGTGGATGGCGAGCTGCTGACCGCGAGCTCGATCGAGCTCTTACGC is drawn from Mesorhizobium sp. B1-1-8 and contains these coding sequences:
- a CDS encoding pseudouridine synthase; its protein translation is MANSPDTIRRRSAAKVSLSRALSKLGFCSRKQAELLIADGRVRVGGKAVRDPTLRVDPDRDRITVDGERVVGGRKVYLMLNKPRGLVSTRDDPEGRGTVYDCLEGLDLPFVSPVGRLDKASEGLLLMTNDTHWANDLLDPASHVAKTYHVQIASVPDDTMLERFRKGADVDGELLTASSIELLRSGGRTAWLEIVLDEGRNRQIRRLLGAFDIEVLRLVRVAIGRLEIGDLAKGKARYLTAEELATLAE
- a CDS encoding type I secretion system permease/ATPase, giving the protein MKTSQEHSPPLRFAILDCVPGLIGVGVFSAVINVLGLTGSLYMLQIYDRVLPSQSVPTLIGFTVGMLGLYAAYGLLDFVRLRLLVRIGSRLYRNLHQKAFSISLLLPLKAGREADRVQPLRDLDQLRGFLSGSGPTVVFDAPWIPFYLLIIYMLHPALGVLATIGALAVVMLTAVAEVLGRRPARLASEAILTQRFLADAGRRNAEVVHAMGLSSRLAARWGGIIHAHLTHQERLSDVIGGTGSLSKALRMALQSLVLGLGAYLVIGGEASPGVIIASSILLGRALAPVDAAIANWRGFLSTRQSYFQLKATLDAFGSPVEPMELPRPQTRLTVEKLTVAPPGLPKPTVVDVSFQLSSGAGMAIVGPSGAGKTTLVRALVGIWTPLHGKVRLDGASLDQWDPHSLGAHIGYLPQDVELFDGTVADNISRFGGKADAKGVLAAARDAGVYSMIMHLPEGFQTRIGEGGRALSAGQRQLIGLARALYGDPFLVVLDEPNSNLDVEGDAALATAIQAVRQRGGVVIVVAHRPSALTNIDQVLVLSNGTIRSFGSREQVLTSMAQPPAANRSSPVIPLQKGVSGHA
- a CDS encoding calcium-binding protein — its product is MATLHYASGGSAAEVAGAGFNLVDVQYLSQVNALPDGMKGLVYLSAHDGVTQSFIDKVTPFLNNPKVFGFFLMDEPDPTGRWGTYASTANLKAESDWIHSHFPGAKTFITMMNMGSSTNPDFSNTYNPASTGIDYYGLDPYPVRTGTTTVDYNMIDRAVAAAVKSGIPADKIIPVYQAFGGGGWATDTGGKHVMPNASEMQTMMDHWAKLVPSPAFDYAYAWGSQNGDTALENSPELQAVFRQHNAGSTSSTPPSTSEPVPPTSDPTPPPTSQPTSPSDPVKSSAGDHIFHGTKGADSFHPTNGNDTYYANNAHDKVMEAANGGFDKVLASVSYALSAGSHVEQLSTTNTGGKAAINLKGNEFGQAINGNYGANKINGGGGADTMKGYGGNDTYYVDNAHDKVLEQKGGGIDKVLASVSYALSAGSSVEHLATMQANGKAAINLTGNELAQTIQGNAGANKINGGGGSDTLTGLGGKDTFVFNTALGAGNVDRITDFNVSQDKIQLDHSVFTGLHPGALSAANFHIGKAAHAAGDHIVYDSSTGALSFDSDGSGGHAPTHFATLAPHLSLHANSFFVV
- a CDS encoding HlyD family type I secretion periplasmic adaptor subunit yields the protein MRDLLPRLFTLLPSYAGLGAGQRSAETGLLKRPGRIWPSMALGLSVTSLLVVGGGLWLGLTKIAGAVIAPATVVVETNTKKVQHQTGGTIGGIFAQDGDHVRAGAVLVRLDDTLPRANLKIISEDLDRTTVRLARLEAERQGLPTMQLPASLQAEMGRPDLAALVNGERILFDTRASALAGQKALLRSQTEQLQRQIEGLKAQQTATDESAVFLGSDLTDVNSLYSKKLVSKERVSNVRLDATRAKGESGRLAAAVAEAQAKISETELQILQLDEQRRSDVTSELRETEAKWTELNERKVVAQDELTKTEIRAPQSGTIQQSSVHTVGGVVAPGELLMTIIPDADNLVVDALIPPSRIDDVRPGQSVSIRFPAFDVGTTPVCEGSVKYISADLIRDPQRQLSYFSARIKVENKSNCLTEAKELRPGMPAEVHIRTDERSVWSYLLKPLTDQMSKAFR